Proteins encoded within one genomic window of Solibaculum mannosilyticum:
- a CDS encoding cytochrome c biogenesis CcdA family protein codes for MTYLITFLEGLITFISPCLLPMLPVYVAYFAGGDGSKQKRSPLWKALAFVLGFTLVFVLMGAFAGSIGAVLRKYQTVVNIVSGLLVIFFGLHFLGVFKFNLFRGHKGMGQNTDTGFFSTMLFGIVFAVGWTPCVGAFLGSALMLASSQASVAQGIVLLLCYSAGLGIPFLISAVLIQKLKTTFNWVKNHYSIITKVSGALLILVGILMMTGLMNQYLALLS; via the coding sequence ATGACCTATCTGATCACATTTCTAGAGGGCCTCATCACTTTCATATCTCCCTGTCTTCTTCCGATGCTGCCGGTTTATGTAGCGTATTTTGCAGGCGGGGACGGTTCAAAACAAAAACGTTCGCCCCTGTGGAAGGCTCTGGCCTTTGTGCTGGGATTCACTTTGGTGTTTGTGCTCATGGGTGCATTTGCCGGAAGTATCGGCGCTGTGCTCCGAAAATACCAGACGGTGGTCAACATTGTCAGCGGCCTGCTGGTGATCTTCTTTGGCCTTCACTTTTTAGGTGTTTTTAAGTTCAACCTATTTCGAGGACATAAGGGGATGGGACAAAATACCGATACCGGTTTTTTCTCCACCATGCTGTTTGGTATTGTCTTTGCCGTGGGATGGACCCCTTGCGTCGGCGCGTTCCTGGGATCGGCGTTGATGCTTGCCTCCTCCCAGGCGTCGGTGGCACAGGGGATCGTACTTCTTTTGTGTTACTCGGCCGGACTTGGCATCCCCTTCCTCATCAGCGCCGTGCTGATCCAGAAGCTTAAAACCACATTTAACTGGGTCAAGAATCACTATTCTATTATCACAAAGGTATCCGGCGCACTTCTGATCCTGGTGGGAATTCTGATGATGACAGGGCTTATGAACCAGTATCTGGCATTGCTCAGCTAA
- the leuD gene encoding 3-isopropylmalate dehydratase small subunit, with product MIQIEGTVHRYGDNVDTDVIIPARYLNTSSHEELAAHCMEDIDKDFVKKVQKGDVMVGGKNFGCGSSREHAPIAIKASGISCVIAASFARIFYRNAINIGLAILECPEAAAEIQNGDQVKVDVTTGVITDVTTGKTYQAEPFPPFIQNIIASGGLLKTISERL from the coding sequence ATGATCCAGATTGAAGGCACCGTCCACCGCTATGGGGACAACGTAGACACCGACGTCATCATTCCCGCCCGTTATCTCAACACCTCCTCTCACGAGGAATTGGCCGCCCACTGCATGGAGGACATCGACAAGGACTTTGTCAAAAAGGTCCAAAAGGGCGACGTCATGGTGGGAGGCAAAAACTTCGGTTGCGGTTCTTCCCGCGAACACGCTCCCATCGCCATCAAGGCGTCGGGCATTTCCTGCGTCATCGCCGCATCCTTTGCCCGCATCTTCTACCGCAACGCCATCAACATCGGCTTGGCTATCCTGGAGTGCCCGGAAGCGGCGGCTGAGATCCAAAACGGTGATCAAGTCAAGGTGGATGTCACCACCGGCGTCATCACCGACGTCACCACCGGCAAGACCTATCAGGCCGAGCCCTTCCCGCCCTTTATTCAGAATATCATCGCTTCCGGCGGCCTTCTGAAGACCATTTCGGAGCGTCTGTAA
- a CDS encoding TlpA family protein disulfide reductase, producing the protein MNGKKKWILAVIALVVLLAGAAILYQVLQGQGETGGLADLGGQGQSQTQQSGQSSGTSAQIAESEGETQEEERTEAPDFTVWDKDGNEVKLSELLNGKPTVLNFWASTCPPCQMEMPDFHDVYKELGGEVQFLMIDGIGSLGETEEKGKAYIEEEGYTFPVYFDREMEAVMTYGISSFPTTYFIDAQGYLVAGGIGMLSREYLMQGIDMIT; encoded by the coding sequence ATGAACGGAAAGAAAAAGTGGATCTTAGCGGTGATCGCATTGGTCGTGTTGCTGGCAGGAGCGGCCATTTTGTACCAGGTACTTCAGGGTCAGGGGGAGACTGGCGGCCTGGCCGATCTTGGCGGACAAGGACAGTCTCAGACCCAACAGAGTGGACAATCGTCCGGCACTAGTGCTCAGATTGCAGAAAGTGAGGGGGAGACCCAAGAGGAAGAGAGAACAGAGGCCCCTGACTTCACAGTCTGGGACAAGGACGGCAATGAAGTAAAACTATCGGAACTGTTGAACGGCAAACCAACCGTGCTCAACTTCTGGGCCAGCACATGTCCGCCCTGCCAGATGGAGATGCCGGATTTCCACGACGTCTACAAGGAGCTGGGAGGAGAAGTTCAGTTTCTGATGATCGACGGCATCGGAAGCCTGGGGGAAACCGAGGAAAAGGGAAAAGCCTATATTGAGGAAGAAGGCTACACCTTCCCCGTATATTTTGACCGGGAGATGGAAGCCGTTATGACCTATGGGATCTCTTCCTTCCCCACCACCTATTTTATTGATGCACAAGGGTATCTGGTGGCCGGAGGCATCGGTATGTTGTCCAGAGAATATCTGATGCAGGGCATCGATATGATTACCTGA